A stretch of Desulfitobacterium dichloroeliminans LMG P-21439 DNA encodes these proteins:
- a CDS encoding MutS family DNA mismatch repair protein, which produces MSVPERIYSNRKQAYENLSTKQKRAANQLSNYRLFSFVVGFALAVFLYLTVSSVLGILMGVLTFGFFLYLASQHRQVRAQLRHAEILANLNQKGLERLAGEWVNFKDVGAEFKDDMHPYASDLDLFGQASIFQWINSACSPLGRKALSSTLKNSQHSHGEIAKRQAAITELGEALGWRQRFEAEGAVVADQFQATEPFIQWAEEREEAYLQPMLKLGVTVLPTITCVATAFYLYGGRIPWQMVALLIGTQILLLQLYGKDRSKVLSMVYKHEASLKTYSEMLKLLEKKKFHSDELNRLQSLLRDKEGHSAQCQIQKLSKLVERISNRDNAMFIAINILTLWDYHCLIALEEWKSGSGRLLKTWLEVIAEMEALASLATISFENPQWVMPDIVENSNEKAGNVAWQGLSARKLGHPLLTVKRVANDFTLQEPSGIALITGSNMSGKSTFLRTVGTNLLLAYTGAPVCAEHFRCSIFHLWTCMRVSDNLEQSISSFYAEILRIKEIVEAAKTERSVFFLLDEIFKGTNSHDRHQGAIALIQQLQKDGAMGLVSTHDLELGDLEKKSNSKIINYHFREHYQDNEIFFDYKLREGISTTRNALYLIRLAGIEVNDINQ; this is translated from the coding sequence GTGAGCGTTCCGGAAAGAATATATTCGAATAGAAAACAAGCTTATGAAAACTTAAGTACCAAACAAAAACGAGCAGCCAATCAGTTAAGCAATTACCGGTTATTCTCATTCGTGGTGGGCTTTGCTCTTGCTGTTTTTCTCTATCTTACAGTAAGTAGTGTCTTGGGAATCCTAATGGGGGTTCTTACTTTTGGTTTTTTCCTATATCTTGCATCCCAACATCGCCAGGTTCGTGCCCAATTACGACATGCAGAGATTCTTGCAAATCTTAATCAAAAGGGTCTAGAACGCCTCGCGGGTGAGTGGGTGAATTTCAAAGATGTAGGAGCAGAATTCAAGGATGACATGCATCCCTATGCTTCGGATCTTGATCTTTTTGGCCAGGCTTCTATTTTTCAATGGATTAATTCAGCTTGCTCTCCTTTGGGCAGAAAGGCGCTGAGCAGTACACTAAAAAACTCTCAGCATAGTCACGGGGAAATTGCCAAGCGTCAAGCAGCAATCACTGAATTAGGGGAAGCTTTAGGATGGCGTCAACGTTTCGAAGCAGAAGGAGCGGTTGTAGCCGATCAATTCCAGGCTACCGAACCGTTTATCCAGTGGGCAGAGGAAAGAGAAGAGGCTTATTTGCAGCCTATGCTTAAGCTAGGGGTGACCGTACTGCCGACGATCACCTGCGTGGCGACCGCTTTTTATCTTTATGGAGGACGGATTCCTTGGCAAATGGTGGCTTTGCTGATTGGCACACAAATCCTCCTGCTCCAACTTTATGGCAAGGATCGTTCCAAAGTGCTATCGATGGTTTATAAGCACGAAGCAAGTTTGAAAACCTACTCCGAAATGTTAAAGCTGCTGGAAAAGAAGAAATTTCATTCGGATGAGCTTAATAGACTACAGAGTCTTTTGCGTGATAAAGAAGGACATTCTGCACAGTGCCAAATTCAGAAGTTATCTAAGCTTGTCGAGCGCATCTCTAATCGCGATAATGCTATGTTTATAGCCATTAATATCCTTACCCTTTGGGACTATCATTGTTTGATTGCCCTTGAAGAATGGAAAAGTGGGTCAGGCAGATTACTGAAAACTTGGTTGGAGGTTATCGCGGAGATGGAAGCATTAGCAAGTCTTGCTACTATTTCCTTCGAAAATCCTCAATGGGTCATGCCCGACATTGTGGAGAACAGCAATGAAAAGGCGGGGAACGTTGCTTGGCAGGGGTTGTCTGCCCGTAAGTTAGGACATCCTTTACTTACCGTAAAGCGGGTAGCCAACGACTTTACCCTTCAGGAGCCCTCAGGAATTGCCTTGATTACAGGATCCAACATGTCAGGCAAAAGTACCTTCCTGCGCACTGTTGGCACGAACCTACTTCTAGCCTATACAGGTGCTCCTGTCTGTGCAGAGCACTTCCGCTGCTCTATTTTTCATCTTTGGACTTGTATGCGTGTTAGCGATAATTTGGAGCAAAGTATATCATCTTTCTATGCCGAAATTCTAAGAATCAAGGAAATTGTGGAAGCTGCGAAAACGGAGAGATCCGTATTCTTTTTGCTGGATGAGATTTTTAAAGGGACCAACTCCCACGACCGCCATCAGGGGGCCATTGCTCTGATTCAACAATTGCAAAAAGATGGGGCTATGGGACTTGTTTCCACCCACGATTTAGAACTGGGTGACCTTGAGAAGAAAAGTAACAGTAAAATCATAAATTACCACTTTCGTGAACATTATCAGGATAATGAGATATTCTTTGACTATAAACTTCGAGAGGGAATATCCACCACTCGCAATGCTTTATATCTAATCCGCCTTGCAGGGATAGAGGTCAATGATATAAATCAATAG